A stretch of the Candidatus Hydrogenedentota bacterium genome encodes the following:
- a CDS encoding uroporphyrinogen-III synthase — MLKNHFFYSAIDNKNIVVTRAQSQAKSFGEKLERHGAHVLYLPLIQIEKNAAIQCPNNLEDFDWLLLTSVNAVHYFSQCLEKMQKSWADIAHCRVAVIGEATKKAAESQGLVPEVLPEPYVASALLKSLFTAEQHPIGKRILYPKGNLANPEIECALKIRGMDVSSVICYETKHRRITPDEAKTLSAFKPHIVTFFSPSAVHSFMASRLNRSVLSAIQPVVYASIGPVTSRALFEARLDPVVEADLQTEDALIDGLNDYYAKRGEHYRN; from the coding sequence GTGTTGAAGAACCATTTTTTTTATAGCGCCATCGACAATAAAAACATCGTTGTTACCCGGGCACAATCTCAGGCGAAAAGTTTTGGAGAAAAACTTGAACGCCACGGTGCACATGTCCTGTACCTGCCGCTCATTCAAATTGAAAAAAATGCAGCGATCCAATGCCCCAACAATTTGGAAGACTTCGATTGGCTGCTATTGACGAGTGTCAACGCTGTTCATTATTTTTCGCAATGTCTAGAAAAAATGCAAAAGTCCTGGGCGGATATTGCCCACTGCCGGGTAGCTGTGATTGGAGAGGCAACAAAGAAAGCGGCGGAATCACAGGGACTGGTGCCGGAAGTTTTACCGGAACCCTATGTGGCAAGTGCCTTGCTAAAGAGTCTTTTCACGGCGGAACAACACCCTATTGGAAAACGGATCCTATATCCTAAAGGCAATCTCGCCAATCCGGAAATTGAATGTGCCTTAAAGATTCGCGGAATGGACGTTTCTTCCGTAATATGTTATGAGACCAAACACCGCAGAATCACCCCCGATGAAGCTAAAACACTGAGTGCATTTAAACCGCATATTGTAACTTTTTTTAGTCCTTCCGCAGTCCATTCTTTTATGGCATCACGATTGAATCGGAGCGTACTTTCAGCAATTCAACCGGTCGTTTATGCTTCTATAGGCCCCGTAACATCCCGTGCTCTTTTTGAGGCTAGACTGGATCCCGTCGTGGAAGCAGACTTACAAACAGAAGACGCCCTTATTGACGGTCTGAACGATTATTATGCTAAACGAGGAGAGCATTACAGGAACTGA